A region from the Triticum urartu cultivar G1812 chromosome 1, Tu2.1, whole genome shotgun sequence genome encodes:
- the LOC125517030 gene encoding probable E3 ubiquitin-protein ligase LUL4, whose protein sequence is MGGSSSSRRRRDDYYPPPPPPLHHYSNYPPPPPPPPHHGPSSSAAAYYYNHHHPPPPHAYHGPWHPAPQPPPSQMPALTGPPPEFVGHQQALKVKNDINLRKDTIRLVPDAADPDRRLVSFTFDAVTDGSLVIHYFAKEGKDCNFSSVYPDLQTPTKIPFQKGLAQNYVQPSGSGIDLGFFSLDELSNPSEEVYPLVVYAEASPSPEEGGQTVNPTRAQITLAVIEKHNDDLQVKVVKQILWINGVRYELKEIYGIVNSTEADVPDADDDGMGKECVICLTEPRDTAVFPCRHLCMCSECAQALRLQSNKCPICRQPVEKLMEIKVRSAEP, encoded by the exons ATGGGCGGTTCCTCCTCCAGCCGCCGCCGGCGGGACGACTACTacccgcccccgccgccgcccctacACCACTACTCCAACtacccgccgcccccgccgccgccgccgcaccacgggccctcctcctccgccgccgcgtaCTACTACAACCACCACCACCCGCCGCCCCCGCACGCGTACCACGGCCCGTGGCACCCCGCGCCCCAGCCGCCGCCGTCGCAGATGCCCGCGCTCACCGGGCCCCCGCCCGAGTTCGTCGGCCACCAGCAGGCGCTCAAGGTGAAGAACGACATCAACCTGCGCAAGGACACCATCCGCCTCGTGCCCGACGCCGCCGACCCTGACCGCCGCCTCGTCTCCTTCACCTTCGACGCGGTCACCGACGGCAG TTTAGTTATACATTACTTTGCCAAGGAAGGAAAAGATTGCAATTTTTCTTCAGTGTACCCAGACTTGCAGACACCAACAAAGATACCTTTccaaaaaggattggctcaaaaTTATGTCCAGCCCTCTGGATCTGGAATTGATCTGGGTTTCTTTTCTCTGGATGAGCTTTCAAATCCTTCAGAGGAAGTATACCCACTGGTAGTTTATGCGGAAGCTTCTCCATCTCCAGAGGAAGGTGGTCAAACAGTAAACCCCACACGGGCACAAATTACACTTGCTGTTATAGAGAAACATAACGACGATCTTCAAGTCAAAGTTGTCAAGCAAATATTGTGGATTAATGGTGTGCGCTATGAGCTGAAAGAAATATATGGGATTGTCAACTCCACGGAAGCTGATGTTCCTGATGCTGATGATGATGGCATGGGGAAAGAATGTGTTATCTGCCTGACAGAGCCAAGGGACACTGCTGTTTTTCCTTGCAGGCATTTG TGTATGTGCAGTGAATGTGCACAAGCTCTAAGGCTCCAATCAAATAAATGCCCCATATGCAGACAGCCTGTTGAGAAACTAATGGAGATCAAAGTTAGGAGTGCTGAGCCATAA